AGAAAGAGAATTATAGACTGCTGTTGCAGTTAGCTAAGGAGAATAGATTAAAACCTTCTGCAGGTGCTGGAATTGGTATCGAGCGGCTGGTTACTTGGATAACAGGCGCCAAGCGAATCTCTGACATACAGCCCTTCCCCAAAGTTCCGGGAATTGTTCTAGACTTGTAGTATAGATTCTTTAGCTAGATCGAACAGAACAAACGTCTTGATTTCCCTTCCGAAGCGTTGTTCGATTTTCGCTTTCCATTCGTTAGCCATCGATACAAGTACAAAAATTCCCATCAGCTCGCAACCTGCCTTTTCCACTATGTTGACCAATCCGACCATCGTTCTACCAGACGTTGCTACGTCGTCCACCAGTAATATTCTATCACCCTTCTTCAACCATGACACAGGAAGATAGAGTGAAAAGATCTCTGATGGGTTGGTCGAGGGTATTTCTGATTCAAAATAACTTCCCGGCCCTGAGGTCTTTGTATGGGTAGCATATACTACAGATGCTCCTGTCATAAGGGCTACCGAAGTGGCCAAAGCAATGCCAGATGATGCTGCAGTAAGCACTCTGTCTATTTTCATGTTTTTAAAGTGACTTCTGACAAGTCCAGAGATCCATCTAAGAGCATCTGAATCGCAGAGTAATTCATGTAGATCTAGGTATCCATTCTGTTTGATTAGTATCTTTTCACGAAGTCTTTCCTGAAAATCCTTCGTGGATAGCAGTTTTTCTTCGAGCAGAATACATCTACTCAATGAAGGACGCACCTTGCCCGTTACATATCTGCATAGCAAAGTAGAGTCTACTCCACTCTTCGATGATAGTTCTGCATAACTCATAGTATTCTTCAGTACCCTGAGCCTGTCAAGAACCGATTGGACGTAACTATACTCATCAGCCTCTTGCTTTCTCACTCTGTGTCTTGAACCTGTTTTCTTCTCTCTATAGCCGGTCAACGAGTATGCGTTGGAATACATGTATATGTAAATTTTCCGTCTGATATGCAGTCTATTTGAAAGATGTGTGAAAAGCGAGGGCTCGTCTTCGACGACATTCCTTTGCTTCTACTCTGGGATGTTTTCTTTCTTGATTCTGTTCAATAAATCAATAAGCATCTTCTGGGTTAATGTTCCTGTGTGAGTGTTGCGGGGCGTTGGATGATAGGATGCATACAATGTTGGCATTCCTGGCATTTTGTACGAGACTCCATGATGAAACTCGTACTTTTGTTCTACTAACGATTTGTTCTTTACCAAACGTAGATAAGCCTCAAACGCAAACCCGCCTAGCGTAAGGACGGCTTTCACACGATGAAGCAGGCAAAGCTCTCTTTCCAGAAATATTTTACAGTTAAGCTCTTCTGTTCTAGTAGGCTTGTTTTCAGGAGGAACACATTTGACGGCTGCCGTTAAATAACAGCCTTTGAGTTTAAGGCCATCATTTTTGGAAATAGAATATGGTTGGTTAGCAAAACCGGTTTTGTATAATGCATGTATCAGAAAATTTCCGGATTCGTCACCCGTGAAGACTCTGCCAGTTCTGTTTCCTCCATGAGCAGCTGGAGCTAGACCAATAATTAAAAGCCATGCGTTAGGATCACCAAATCCTGGAACCGGTTTTCTCCAGTACGCTTGATCCCTGAATTTGGCCTTTGGTTTGACGCCTTCTCTGAAAGAAACTAGTCGTGGACATAGTGTGCATGTAACTATATCGTTTTCCAGTTTCTGTAGTTCGATGTCCAATTTTAGCGTCTACACATATTCTTCTTGGTGCATGTCTTTATAATTTATGTATCTAGCAAGAACGAACAATAGACTCGAAAGTCTGTTGATAAAAGGTAAAGCTGATGGGGGTAATGTTTTTTCTTTGCTTAGAGCCACAACACTTCTTTCTGCCCTTCTACAAACTGTACGAGCCACGTGAACTGCTGCTGAGGCTTGGCTTCCTGATGGTAGAATGAATCGCTTCAGTGGTGGTAGCTTCGAATCAATATCTACAGTAATTTTCTCGACCCAATCGACATCTTCTTGTGTAATTTCATGACCGGGCATTCCATGCAATACTGCAGCATATACAAAGAGTTTTCTCTGGATGTTTTCCAAAATTTTATCAACATCGTTATGGCCGCTTAACATGGACCTGGCCAGGCCTATAAAAGAAACCAGTTCATCGATTGACCCCAGTACTTCGACTATCTTGGAGTCTTTAGGCACCCGTCCAGCAGCTGTGGCAGTATCCCCACGATCTCCAGTTCCTGAAAACGGCTTTGCTTTCGCTGTTATTTCAGCCTCACTCCTTATGACATGGGGTATATTGTGGATCTTAAAATTCCTATTCCTAAGCATTTATCTCTTCTTCTTTGACATAGGTCCACCGTGCTGAAAGAAATCCGTATTGGGGATGAACCGCTCGACTTGGATTACACATTCACAAGTGGTCAGATCTTTCGATGGCAGAAAGTTGATGGCTGGTGGCGGGGATGGGTGAACCGTTCAAGAGTTCTGCTTAAGAAAACAGACGGTGTGCTTCAGTTCAGGTCCTTACCTGACGTTCCCTCTCACGTTGTCAGTAATTTCCTCTCTTTGCAGATCAGCCATGAATCTGTAGCTAGGTCGTTACCTGACGATGCGTTCACAAAGTATTTGGTAAAGAAATATCGTGGACTCAGAATATTAAGGCAGGATCAATGGGAATGCTCAATGGCTTACATTATCTCTCCAAGTCTTAGTATAGATGTAATAAACAGCATACTTGCCAGAATCTGTGCGGAATTTTCTGGTACTAGTGATGGTCCTTTACCAGAACCCGCTGAGTTACTGAAGATGAAGCGACCTTCGAACAATTTTCTTGGGAAAAAATGGTACTATCTATTGGGTTTAGCAAAGAAGGTCTATAGTGGTGAGTTTGATTTTCGACTTTTAGAAGATTTACCCTACGATGTTGCGTGGAGAAAACTGGTTGTAGAAGAGCCTCATTTCCTTGGAATAGGCCCGAAGGTTGCTGATTGTATCTTGCTTTTTTCTGCAGGTAAATACAGCTCTTTTCCAATAGATAGGTGGGTATTGAGAGGTTTAAAAATGCATTATTCTTTTTTAACCCAAGGTGTAAATTCTTCATCTGATGTTTTGTCAGTCAAGAAGTATGCTAAGGTGTCTGGTGCGGCAAGGAGTTATTTTGGTGAATATGCCGGATTTCTGCAAGAGTATCTTTTCATGCATCTACGCAGCGGTAGCTGACCTTGTGATTGTAGACTTTATGTGTTTGATGTTTTGTTGATATTCTGTCTTACGGCGTGGGTCTATTCTTAAACCCAACTTCCTTGCTTGAGCGATGCTCAGCCCTGCTTGTCTTAACTCATATAGTGAAAAGCCCCTACCCTGCCTTTCTATCTTTCTTCCTTTCCTGAGAGTTTGTACGATGCTGTGAACCTTGGCAGGTACTTTAACAATTGACGGTTTACTTTTGATGGTTCTCTTTTCCTTCGTCAGAATTCCCTTTTTGGTTTTCTTTTCTTTGGTTTTTTTCGAATCTGAACTCATTGATATTAACTCAGCCTATGTCTCCCTCGAATTATCTATTTAATACTTTGACGTCTTGTCTTAAATTTGGCCTACATTTATGTTGCAGTTCTTCATAGATTACAATCTATGTAATTATATTTGATTTGCGGTCCCGCGGGCAGGATTTGAGCCTGCGACACTCCGGTTTCTGTGCGCCTAGTAGGCTGGATGGGCTGGCCCAAGCCAACCACTACAGCATCTCCCACCAATGGATGACCCTTGGTGTCGGAAGCTCTACCAGGCTGAGCTTACGGGGGAACTTTATTCCCTTACCGCGGGTGCGGGACCGGAACTGGCGTACTTGGTTGAGGATAAAAAATTTATGCCTTTATCATTATGAAATCTATTCATGGTTTGTATTCATAGTCTTTTAGAATACCTGAATTGAAAGCTTCGTATGCACTCAAGTCCAGTAAACCATGACCACTCAGATTGAAGATTATTATTCTCCTTTCATTCTTTTTGCGTGCTTCAAGTGCTTCGTCTATGGCCTTTTTTACAGCATGAGCGGATTCAGGGGCAGGTATTATTCCAGTATTCTGAGCAAATATCTTTCCTGCAGCAAACACTTCTGTCTGGTTGTACGCTACAGAGCCGACAATCCCCTTATTTATCAGAAGACATAAGGAAGGCGCCTTACCATGATACCGCAGACCACCAGCATGGATAGGCGGAGGCGTAAATTTATGACCAAGTGTGTACATCTTGACAAGGAAAGTCTTTTCTCCTGTGTCACCATAATCATATTCATATTTCCCTTTTGTCGTAGATGGAACTGCTGATGGCTCAACGGCAACAAATTGGATATCTTTCTTCTTTCCAGTTAATTTATCATGGATAAATGGGTAAGCGAAGCCTGCGAAGTTTGATCCCCCTCCTATGCAACCTATTACAACATCAG
This portion of the Conexivisphaerales archaeon genome encodes:
- a CDS encoding phosphoribosyltransferase family protein, giving the protein MTGYREKKTGSRHRVRKQEADEYSYVQSVLDRLRVLKNTMSYAELSSKSGVDSTLLCRYVTGKVRPSLSRCILLEEKLLSTKDFQERLREKILIKQNGYLDLHELLCDSDALRWISGLVRSHFKNMKIDRVLTAASSGIALATSVALMTGASVVYATHTKTSGPGSYFESEIPSTNPSEIFSLYLPVSWLKKGDRILLVDDVATSGRTMVGLVNIVEKAGCELMGIFVLVSMANEWKAKIEQRFGREIKTFVLFDLAKESILQV
- a CDS encoding uracil-DNA glycosylase; this translates as MDIELQKLENDIVTCTLCPRLVSFREGVKPKAKFRDQAYWRKPVPGFGDPNAWLLIIGLAPAAHGGNRTGRVFTGDESGNFLIHALYKTGFANQPYSISKNDGLKLKGCYLTAAVKCVPPENKPTRTEELNCKIFLERELCLLHRVKAVLTLGGFAFEAYLRLVKNKSLVEQKYEFHHGVSYKMPGMPTLYASYHPTPRNTHTGTLTQKMLIDLLNRIKKENIPE
- a CDS encoding cob(I)yrinic acid a,c-diamide adenosyltransferase, which produces MLRNRNFKIHNIPHVIRSEAEITAKAKPFSGTGDRGDTATAAGRVPKDSKIVEVLGSIDELVSFIGLARSMLSGHNDVDKILENIQRKLFVYAAVLHGMPGHEITQEDVDWVEKITVDIDSKLPPLKRFILPSGSQASAAVHVARTVCRRAERSVVALSKEKTLPPSALPFINRLSSLLFVLARYINYKDMHQEEYV
- a CDS encoding ribosomal protein L13e, which translates into the protein MSSDSKKTKEKKTKKGILTKEKRTIKSKPSIVKVPAKVHSIVQTLRKGRKIERQGRGFSLYELRQAGLSIAQARKLGLRIDPRRKTEYQQNIKHIKSTITRSATAA